The following coding sequences lie in one Mycobacterium sp. DL440 genomic window:
- the cobA gene encoding uroporphyrinogen-III C-methyltransferase, producing the protein MTENAYLVGLRLSGKKVVVVGGGTVAQRRLPLLIAHGADVHVIARAASPAVEALSHDKPGITLQLRDFRTGDLDGAWYVLAATDDSEVNAAIAAEADERRIFCVRADVAREGSAVTPATFDSDGLSVGVLAGGEHRRSAAIRTAIHEALQRGLLTADAGTEPGEALTGVALVGGGPGDPELITVRGRRLLARADVVVADRLAPQELLAELGPHVEVIDAAKIPYGRAMAQDAINQVLVDRARAGKFVVRLKGGDPFVFARGYEEVLACTEAGIPVTVVPGVTSAISVPALAGVPVTHRGMTHEFVVVSGHVAPGHPESLVNWNALAAMTGTIVLLMAVERIELFTKALLDGGRPADTPVLVVQHGTTVAQRTLRATLGDAPERIRADGIRPPAIIVIGPVAAFAG; encoded by the coding sequence GTGACCGAGAATGCCTACCTCGTCGGCCTGCGCCTGTCGGGCAAGAAGGTCGTCGTTGTCGGCGGCGGAACCGTCGCGCAACGTCGGCTGCCCCTGCTGATCGCCCACGGCGCCGATGTACACGTGATTGCCCGGGCGGCCAGCCCCGCGGTGGAGGCGCTGTCGCACGACAAGCCGGGGATCACCCTGCAGCTGCGCGACTTCCGCACCGGGGACCTTGACGGCGCCTGGTACGTGCTCGCCGCCACCGACGACTCCGAGGTCAACGCCGCCATTGCCGCCGAAGCCGACGAGCGACGCATCTTCTGCGTTCGCGCCGATGTGGCTCGCGAAGGATCCGCGGTGACCCCGGCGACGTTCGACTCCGACGGACTCTCGGTGGGCGTTCTCGCCGGCGGTGAGCACCGCCGCTCGGCGGCCATCCGCACCGCCATCCACGAAGCGCTCCAGCGCGGCCTGCTCACCGCAGACGCCGGTACAGAGCCGGGGGAGGCGCTCACCGGGGTGGCCCTCGTCGGCGGCGGTCCGGGCGACCCCGAGCTGATCACCGTGCGCGGACGTCGCCTGCTGGCCCGCGCCGACGTCGTGGTCGCCGACCGGCTGGCTCCGCAAGAGTTGCTGGCCGAACTCGGGCCCCATGTCGAGGTGATCGACGCGGCCAAGATCCCGTACGGGCGGGCGATGGCTCAGGACGCGATCAACCAGGTGCTGGTGGACCGGGCCCGCGCCGGAAAGTTCGTCGTCCGTCTCAAAGGCGGCGATCCGTTCGTCTTCGCACGCGGATATGAAGAGGTCCTGGCGTGCACGGAGGCCGGCATCCCGGTCACCGTCGTCCCCGGTGTGACCAGTGCCATATCGGTACCCGCACTGGCCGGGGTCCCGGTCACGCACCGCGGCATGACCCACGAGTTCGTGGTGGTCAGCGGCCACGTTGCGCCTGGCCACCCCGAATCGTTAGTCAATTGGAACGCGCTGGCGGCGATGACGGGCACCATCGTGCTGCTGATGGCCGTCGAACGCATCGAGCTGTTCACCAAGGCACTTCTGGATGGCGGCCGACCTGCGGATACGCCCGTTCTGGTGGTGCAGCACGGCACCACTGTCGCGCAGCGCACCCTGCGGGCCACGCTCGGCGACGCGCCCGAGCGGATCCGCGCGGACGGCATTCGACCTCCGGCGATCATCGTGATCGGACCCGTGGCGGCCTTCGCCGGTTAA
- a CDS encoding cobyrinate a,c-diamide synthase → MAVSGYLRVCSPEEMTTTPAVVIAAPASGSGKTTVATGLVGALRQAGHTPAPFKVGPDFIDPGYHALAAGRPGRNLDPVLVGEDLIGPLYRYGCTGADIAVVEGVMGLFDGRIEAQMTGVPRGSAAQVAGLLGAPVVLVVDARGQSHSIAALIHGFVTFDLAVRIAGVILNRVGSDRHEAVLRQACEHAGVAVLGAIPRNDELSVPSRHLGLITAVEHGRQARDAVVAMTALVARHVDLAAVVAASAAQVTAEPWSPVAESVTNVTVALAAGKAFSFSYAEHAELLRGAGAQVAEFDPLSEPLPAGADALVLPGGFPEQFTAELSANDLVRQQIRDLAGRGAPVHAECAGLTYLVDDLDGVPMCGVLAGSARFTERLTLGYRDAVAVVDSCMHAAGDRVTGHEFHRTAVEFVDDQPPAWAFAGAGRAARRDGAVQRGVHAGYLHTHPAAHPQAITRFVTTAATTKLGG, encoded by the coding sequence ATGGCCGTTTCCGGGTACCTACGCGTCTGCTCGCCGGAAGAGATGACCACCACCCCGGCGGTGGTGATCGCTGCACCGGCCTCGGGCAGCGGGAAGACCACGGTGGCAACGGGTTTGGTCGGCGCTCTACGTCAGGCCGGTCACACTCCTGCACCGTTCAAGGTGGGCCCGGACTTCATCGACCCCGGCTACCACGCGCTGGCCGCCGGCCGCCCGGGCCGCAATCTGGACCCGGTGTTGGTCGGTGAGGATCTGATCGGCCCGCTGTACCGGTATGGGTGCACCGGCGCTGACATCGCGGTCGTAGAGGGCGTGATGGGTCTGTTCGACGGGCGCATCGAGGCGCAGATGACCGGTGTCCCGCGAGGTTCGGCGGCCCAGGTCGCCGGGCTGCTGGGGGCCCCGGTGGTGCTGGTGGTCGACGCCCGCGGGCAGAGCCACAGCATCGCGGCCCTGATCCACGGCTTCGTCACTTTCGACCTGGCCGTGCGGATCGCCGGGGTGATCCTCAACCGGGTGGGCTCGGACCGGCACGAGGCGGTGTTGCGTCAGGCTTGTGAGCATGCCGGTGTGGCGGTGCTCGGAGCGATTCCGCGGAATGACGAATTATCAGTCCCGTCAAGACATCTCGGACTCATCACCGCTGTGGAGCACGGCCGCCAGGCCCGTGACGCGGTGGTTGCGATGACCGCGCTGGTGGCCCGCCACGTCGACCTCGCAGCCGTGGTGGCGGCATCCGCGGCCCAGGTCACCGCCGAGCCGTGGAGCCCGGTCGCCGAGTCGGTGACCAATGTCACGGTGGCCCTGGCGGCCGGTAAAGCGTTCAGCTTCAGCTACGCCGAACACGCTGAACTGCTGCGCGGGGCCGGGGCGCAGGTCGCCGAGTTCGACCCGCTGTCCGAACCTCTGCCCGCCGGTGCGGACGCGCTGGTACTGCCCGGCGGATTCCCCGAACAGTTCACCGCTGAACTGTCGGCCAACGATCTTGTCCGCCAGCAGATCAGAGATCTGGCCGGCCGTGGCGCCCCGGTGCATGCCGAGTGTGCGGGCCTGACGTATCTGGTCGACGACCTCGACGGGGTGCCGATGTGCGGTGTGCTGGCCGGTTCGGCGCGGTTCACCGAGCGCCTCACGCTGGGCTACCGCGACGCCGTCGCGGTCGTCGACTCCTGCATGCACGCCGCAGGCGATCGGGTCACCGGCCACGAATTCCACCGAACTGCAGTGGAATTCGTCGACGACCAACCGCCGGCCTGGGCATTCGCCGGCGCAGGCCGGGCCGCGCGGCGTGACGGCGCGGTGCAGCGTGGTGTGCACGCCGGATATCTGCACACCCATCCTGCGGCACACCCACAGGCCATCACCCGCTTCGTGACCACAGCAGCAACCACTAAGCTCGGCGGGTGA
- the cobO gene encoding cob(I)yrinic acid a,c-diamide adenosyltransferase, translating into MPQGQPLTVPDDGLTTKARRNAPLLAVHTGPGKGKSTAAFGMALRAWNQGFAVAVFQFVKSAKWKVGEEAVFGQLGRLHDEHGAGGPVEWHKMGSGWSWTRKHGSDVDHAVAAADGWAEIKRRLAEERHDFYVLDEFTYPLKWGWVDVEEVVEVLSTRPGTQHVVITGRDAPQTLIDAADLVTEMTKIKHPMDAGRKGQKGIEW; encoded by the coding sequence ATGCCACAGGGACAGCCGCTGACCGTTCCCGACGACGGCCTCACGACCAAGGCGCGACGCAACGCTCCGCTGCTCGCCGTGCATACCGGGCCGGGGAAGGGCAAGTCCACCGCGGCCTTCGGGATGGCGCTGCGGGCCTGGAACCAGGGCTTTGCGGTGGCGGTGTTCCAGTTCGTCAAGAGCGCGAAGTGGAAGGTCGGGGAGGAGGCCGTGTTTGGTCAGCTCGGTCGGCTGCACGACGAGCACGGTGCCGGCGGCCCGGTCGAGTGGCACAAGATGGGCTCGGGTTGGTCCTGGACCCGCAAGCACGGCAGTGACGTCGATCATGCGGTGGCCGCCGCCGACGGCTGGGCCGAGATCAAACGCCGGCTGGCCGAGGAACGTCACGACTTCTACGTGCTCGATGAGTTCACCTATCCGCTCAAATGGGGCTGGGTGGACGTAGAAGAGGTGGTCGAGGTGCTCAGCACGCGCCCGGGCACCCAGCACGTGGTGATCACCGGCCGCGATGCCCCGCAGACCCTGATCGACGCCGCGGACCTGGTGACCGAAATGACCAAGATCAAGCATCCGATGGATGCCGGCCGCAAAGGCCAGAAAGGCATCGAATGGTAG